Proteins encoded in a region of the Magnetococcales bacterium genome:
- a CDS encoding class I SAM-dependent methyltransferase: MSDTAFPPLISPLTRSRLVERVGEKLVATDGDESFFIRDGIAELLVSAELVAHQRHTQEAFDTLPLAGLPYFRPAFFIDAARSLLLHAETPPRTFAELGGGEGHLARHLHDLWPGLQSCVCDLSRSSLARAPHQLCRIWCDVTRPVFAPDTLDAAAFWVSLHHLCVQEQTQAMTEIARALRPGGLLLVCEPNADFYLRKVVYSTCLAQDVYFDQEAAVDFSRLVEAATSIGLELVRWRFRNPPYNPVFVRKLAKWPVYLAAVELLHGLDRLLLRPLTTRLAEPSASNLSRHLTLYGEAIFRKRP, translated from the coding sequence ATGTCCGACACAGCCTTCCCACCCCTGATCAGTCCGCTGACGCGCTCCAGACTGGTGGAACGGGTCGGGGAAAAACTTGTCGCCACGGATGGAGACGAATCTTTCTTCATACGGGACGGCATAGCCGAACTTCTCGTTTCTGCGGAGCTGGTTGCGCATCAACGTCATACACAGGAAGCCTTCGATACCCTGCCGCTTGCCGGACTTCCCTATTTTCGACCTGCGTTCTTCATCGACGCCGCCCGTTCCCTTCTTCTCCACGCGGAAACCCCGCCCCGAACCTTCGCCGAACTTGGGGGCGGAGAGGGTCATCTGGCCAGGCATCTGCACGACCTCTGGCCGGGACTGCAAAGTTGTGTGTGCGATTTGAGTCGTTCCTCCCTGGCCCGTGCCCCGCACCAACTGTGCCGGATCTGGTGTGATGTCACCCGACCGGTATTTGCTCCCGATACCCTGGACGCGGCTGCCTTCTGGGTATCACTGCATCATCTGTGTGTTCAGGAGCAGACCCAGGCCATGACGGAAATAGCCCGTGCGCTCCGTCCGGGTGGCCTGCTCCTGGTATGTGAACCCAATGCCGATTTTTACCTGCGCAAGGTGGTCTACAGCACATGCCTGGCGCAGGATGTATATTTCGACCAGGAAGCTGCCGTGGATTTTTCCCGTTTGGTCGAAGCAGCCACTTCCATCGGTCTGGAACTGGTCAGGTGGCGTTTCAGAAATCCGCCCTACAATCCTGTTTTTGTTCGTAAACTGGCGAAATGGCCAGTCTATCTTGCCGCCGTGGAGTTGTTGCATGGGCTGGATCGACTCCTGCTCCGCCCTTTGACCACACGACTGGCCGAGCCTTCCGCCAGCAACCTTTCCCGGCATCTGACTCTTTACGGCGAAGCCATTTTCAGGAAACGTCCATGA
- a CDS encoding radical SAM protein, which translates to MGLFRQRARLYTRIVMADRLGLVQPVVTAFFITTRCNAHCNYCYTDKGIAKRDEMTTRQICDTVDGLVGMGTRIINLMGGEPLLRDDFPEILRHIRARNIVCDVNTNCFLIEKHLDLLRTHATQLFTSLDGDEQAHDLNRGAGTFNKTVHGIRLARQAGIPVRINCTVTRHNADKIDFLIDFSERYNLFLTFTPLVRAHTGTLASTAALTPDDQEAKNIFQRIKAAKARSTRIMNSDAALDYYIHYPVPFGTIVGRDETGLHRNYYTRTCPYGRLQFFVTSNGNVYSCHNMWNEPTYQPGNVLRQGVRDAIMQAHAGLTCKYCWLANLVEWNEFTTLPWLFKGIRMTLRQMFERSQPGSGI; encoded by the coding sequence ATGGGACTCTTTCGCCAAAGGGCGCGGCTTTACACCCGGATCGTCATGGCCGACAGGCTCGGTCTGGTACAGCCTGTGGTGACGGCCTTCTTCATTACCACCCGTTGTAATGCCCACTGCAACTATTGCTACACCGACAAGGGTATTGCCAAACGCGATGAGATGACCACCCGCCAAATCTGCGATACCGTGGACGGGTTGGTCGGAATGGGCACACGCATCATCAACCTGATGGGCGGCGAACCCTTGTTGCGGGATGATTTTCCTGAAATTCTGCGACACATTCGCGCCAGGAACATTGTTTGTGATGTCAATACAAACTGTTTCCTGATCGAAAAGCACCTGGATCTGTTGCGCACACACGCCACGCAACTGTTCACCAGCCTCGATGGTGACGAACAAGCCCACGATTTGAATCGCGGTGCAGGCACGTTCAACAAGACGGTGCATGGCATTCGTCTGGCCCGGCAAGCCGGTATCCCGGTACGCATCAATTGCACGGTGACACGACACAATGCGGACAAAATCGATTTTTTAATTGATTTTTCAGAACGTTACAACCTGTTTCTCACCTTCACCCCTCTGGTGCGCGCCCATACCGGAACTCTGGCAAGCACGGCAGCCCTGACCCCCGACGACCAGGAAGCCAAAAATATTTTTCAACGCATCAAGGCTGCCAAGGCTCGCTCGACGCGCATCATGAATTCCGATGCCGCCCTCGATTATTACATCCATTATCCGGTTCCTTTCGGCACCATTGTGGGACGTGATGAAACCGGCCTCCATCGCAACTACTACACACGGACCTGTCCCTACGGACGGTTGCAGTTTTTTGTGACCAGCAATGGCAACGTGTACAGTTGCCACAACATGTGGAACGAACCAACCTATCAGCCGGGCAACGTGTTGCGTCAGGGAGTGCGGGATGCCATCATGCAGGCTCATGCAGGCCTGACCTGTAAATATTGCTGGCTGGCCAATCTGGTGGAGTGGAACGAGTTCACGACCCTCCCCTGGCTGTTCAAGGGGATCCGTATGACACTCAGGCAGATGTTCGAACGTTCGCAGCCGGGATCCGGCATATGA
- a CDS encoding SDR family oxidoreductase: protein MNGRNGMQDQVVVLTGASRGVGRCLAKRLLARGAVVIGVARDGAALDSLVCAHAASRRDGTTHGSGRFIPVACDVADAEAVRRQVGAAVAALGRVDLLINNAGVGLTASALATRREWSERAMAVNFYGAVNLTETIAPMMIQARAGVIVNVASVVARLGMPTVAHYAAAKAALTAWSQALESELAPAGIRVLTVHPGNTDTGFHTSQLQPGGSPAWVTRGNRLDPEMVADTILGLTAGPSAEKVIGRPAQMLLLLRFLAPRWLRNLFISLFRLDVWYDSDAPLDPGTSSPFSPEVTFPGAQPPPVMPALTGVTLAHADRFCGYHRQKGPLTGHQVLTPGLDPLLFYTLYPYLLATVYTRTSPSRQRFRHPWLPNAGWIPMVHRPVGAVAAVKNVIKTLLVPVRPLGRSWHGVELRVAGHPYAFDLGEGGTVCPAAFRAFFPVQLRSQLEAKDGGTWSGCCPDHLKNLTFAAGNNTLASVPLPGADPVCHWGAQAVLKAGNPCHRQPVPEKDGRGSTMTLEELATQLGVPCPTLLQTALGYYLTLSMGGELAFYSTTFDAAMFQCPSVRSRVAAEIVRHRETGMVTLVVLAINGTACARGFVAGDRWQLPLDLERTRGCLHAFNALYLAAGVADLLPEPITVACPREGCQATWQVAA, encoded by the coding sequence ATGAATGGACGGAATGGCATGCAGGATCAGGTGGTGGTACTCACCGGGGCATCCCGGGGCGTGGGCCGCTGTCTGGCGAAACGCCTGCTGGCCCGGGGTGCCGTGGTCATTGGAGTGGCCCGGGACGGTGCTGCCCTTGACAGCCTGGTCTGTGCGCATGCAGCTTCCCGGCGGGATGGAACGACACATGGGAGTGGCCGTTTTATCCCAGTGGCCTGTGACGTGGCGGATGCTGAGGCGGTGCGCCGCCAGGTCGGCGCGGCAGTGGCAGCACTGGGTCGGGTGGACCTGCTCATCAACAATGCCGGCGTGGGCTTGACAGCCAGCGCCCTCGCCACCCGCCGCGAGTGGAGCGAACGCGCCATGGCCGTCAATTTTTACGGCGCGGTGAATCTGACCGAAACCATCGCGCCCATGATGATCCAGGCACGTGCGGGTGTCATCGTCAACGTTGCTTCGGTCGTGGCCCGGCTGGGCATGCCGACGGTTGCCCATTATGCGGCGGCCAAGGCCGCACTCACGGCCTGGTCACAGGCTCTGGAATCTGAACTGGCCCCGGCAGGCATTCGCGTGTTGACGGTGCATCCGGGTAATACGGATACCGGTTTTCACACCAGCCAGTTGCAACCGGGAGGCTCGCCAGCATGGGTGACCCGTGGCAACAGGCTCGATCCGGAAATGGTGGCCGACACGATTCTCGGATTGACTGCCGGCCCATCTGCGGAGAAGGTGATCGGACGCCCGGCACAGATGTTGCTTTTGTTGCGCTTTTTGGCACCACGGTGGCTGCGCAACCTGTTCATCTCCTTGTTCCGCCTGGATGTCTGGTATGACTCGGACGCACCATTGGATCCGGGAACCAGCTCCCCATTCTCGCCAGAGGTCACGTTCCCCGGTGCGCAACCGCCGCCGGTCATGCCGGCGCTGACCGGGGTTACCCTGGCACATGCAGATCGTTTCTGCGGTTACCATCGGCAAAAAGGTCCCCTGACCGGGCACCAGGTACTGACCCCTGGACTCGATCCTCTGCTGTTTTACACGCTTTATCCTTACCTTCTGGCCACCGTATACACCCGCACATCCCCTTCCCGGCAGCGTTTCCGGCATCCCTGGCTGCCAAATGCCGGCTGGATACCCATGGTCCACAGGCCGGTTGGTGCCGTGGCTGCGGTGAAAAATGTCATCAAAACCCTGTTGGTGCCCGTGCGCCCTCTTGGTCGTAGCTGGCACGGTGTCGAACTGCGCGTGGCTGGACATCCATATGCTTTCGACCTGGGCGAAGGCGGGACGGTGTGTCCGGCAGCCTTTCGTGCTTTTTTTCCCGTGCAACTGCGCAGCCAACTGGAAGCCAAAGACGGTGGGACCTGGAGCGGGTGTTGTCCCGATCACCTGAAAAATCTGACATTTGCAGCCGGGAATAATACCCTTGCGTCCGTACCCCTGCCCGGTGCCGATCCTGTATGCCATTGGGGAGCGCAGGCCGTACTCAAAGCAGGAAACCCCTGCCACAGGCAACCAGTACCGGAGAAGGATGGCAGAGGTTCAACCATGACCCTGGAGGAATTGGCCACGCAACTCGGTGTGCCCTGTCCGACCCTCCTGCAAACCGCTCTGGGCTATTATCTGACGCTGAGCATGGGTGGAGAGTTGGCCTTCTACAGCACAACCTTTGATGCTGCCATGTTTCAATGTCCCAGCGTGCGTTCCCGGGTGGCTGCAGAAATCGTTCGCCACCGGGAAACGGGCATGGTGACACTCGTCGTTTTGGCCATCAATGGCACCGCCTGCGCTCGGGGATTTGTTGCCGGTGACCGGTGGCAGTTGCCTTTGGATCTGGAACGGACCCGGGGGTGTCTGCACGCTTTCAATGCCCTCTATCTTGCCGCCGGAGTGGCGGATTTATTGCCGGAACCGATCACTGTGGCCTGTCCCCGGGAGGGGTGCCAGGCAACCTGGCAGGTGGCAGCATGA
- a CDS encoding glycosyltransferase family 9 protein — translation MRQQTMRLIDEWVGQPLCLVLRLVLTGHHVLGKLWHRPAATLQKEKAVKTILLQKYFGIGSILHAIPLIRALRRRYPDARIVFVTFQPMVETIRLCSIADEIITLPTHSPTAFVAALFGTLWRLRRLPVDISIDLEFFARFTLLFSLLSGAPVRMGFFLRHIRPAALLSHPIYYNTYHHLRYIYFAFGQELGLTPNAEFFRDVLPTPSSLVESRWRDRLGLDAQLPIIVVNPNTSELVYQRRWPAGHFQKLIGRMAERWPRYQYVLVGTRSEKKYVDSIVAGLHATANKVINLAGVTTLAELFSLLGSASLVITSDSGPMHVAALYQTNLVAFFGPETPVVYGPVNTNAIVFHASHLYCSPCLNVYDAKKSVHYHPCENPLCLQAIDPDMVLNMIEERFLACPTQPSHP, via the coding sequence GTGCGCCAACAAACCATGCGCTTGATCGATGAGTGGGTCGGTCAACCCTTGTGCCTTGTTTTGCGGCTTGTTCTGACAGGACATCATGTTCTTGGCAAATTGTGGCACAGACCCGCAGCAACATTACAAAAAGAGAAGGCTGTCAAAACCATCCTGTTGCAAAAATATTTTGGCATCGGCAGCATCCTGCACGCCATACCGCTGATTCGTGCCCTGCGTCGGCGTTATCCTGATGCCCGTATCGTCTTTGTCACCTTCCAGCCCATGGTGGAAACGATCCGACTTTGCAGCATCGCCGATGAAATCATCACCCTGCCGACGCACTCTCCAACAGCCTTTGTTGCAGCACTTTTCGGTACCCTGTGGCGCTTGCGCAGACTGCCGGTGGACATTTCCATTGACCTTGAATTTTTTGCCCGGTTTACCTTGTTGTTTTCCCTGCTGAGTGGTGCCCCTGTCCGCATGGGGTTTTTTTTACGGCATATCCGACCCGCCGCCTTGCTTTCTCATCCAATTTATTATAATACTTATCATCACTTGCGGTACATTTACTTTGCCTTTGGACAGGAGCTGGGGTTGACTCCCAACGCCGAATTTTTCCGGGATGTGCTGCCCACTCCCTCCAGTCTGGTAGAATCCCGATGGCGTGACCGCCTGGGACTGGATGCCCAACTGCCCATTATCGTCGTCAATCCCAACACCTCCGAACTGGTTTATCAGCGACGTTGGCCAGCCGGTCATTTTCAGAAATTGATCGGACGCATGGCCGAACGCTGGCCGAGGTACCAATATGTCCTGGTGGGAACGCGAAGCGAAAAAAAATATGTGGACTCCATCGTCGCTGGTCTGCACGCAACGGCAAACAAGGTCATCAATCTGGCAGGGGTCACCACCCTGGCAGAGCTTTTCAGCTTGCTGGGGTCCGCCAGCCTGGTGATCACAAGCGACTCGGGTCCCATGCATGTTGCTGCCCTCTACCAAACCAACCTTGTTGCATTTTTCGGCCCGGAGACACCGGTCGTGTACGGACCGGTGAATACCAATGCCATTGTGTTCCACGCAAGCCACCTCTACTGCTCGCCCTGTCTGAATGTGTATGACGCCAAAAAAAGTGTCCATTACCATCCTTGCGAGAATCCCCTTTGCCTTCAGGCCATCGATCCTGACATGGTTCTGAACATGATTGAAGAAAGATTTCTTGCATGTCCGACACAGCCTTCCCACCCCTGA
- a CDS encoding radical SAM protein — MARTIRDLIVLIRIIIQVLRVKITRRARPVSVNLQVTKHCNLACSYCFADLESLATVKDPDTSEMMETIDELYRHGCRHIILMGGEPLIRKDIGTIIRHIKNRWMRCEIVTNGYYVAQHLEDLQACDSVCVSLDGLRESNDVVRGKGCHDTVVKAMDFLHAKGIKTRIHAIITRENLHSGSMRYIAELAARYGFAFNFSMAMLRPELRDDSIHFTEEEIQEIIAEYRQLRMDGFPVFTSERCLKYVAKWPKKGSYTIFEADSLTPEEKRWVMPCNYGRYNAFLDVDGSVYKCCLTWKNGLKWREHGMQACIDHVGRNLLHCVSCRSIGDIDRAMLLEFASLGNLRMVWNYLFKRSGRQKAKAVRTSS, encoded by the coding sequence ATGGCGCGCACCATACGGGACCTGATCGTTCTGATACGCATCATCATCCAGGTGTTGCGAGTCAAGATTACTCGGCGGGCGCGGCCAGTGTCGGTAAATCTCCAGGTGACCAAACACTGCAATCTGGCGTGTTCCTACTGTTTTGCCGACCTGGAATCCCTGGCCACAGTCAAGGATCCCGACACATCGGAAATGATGGAAACCATTGACGAACTGTATCGCCATGGTTGCCGACACATCATCCTGATGGGAGGAGAACCCCTGATCCGAAAGGATATCGGTACCATCATTCGCCATATCAAAAACAGGTGGATGCGTTGCGAGATCGTCACCAACGGCTATTATGTCGCGCAACATCTGGAGGATTTGCAGGCATGTGATTCGGTCTGCGTCAGCCTGGATGGCCTTCGGGAAAGCAACGATGTCGTGCGCGGCAAGGGATGCCACGACACTGTGGTCAAAGCCATGGATTTTCTCCACGCAAAGGGAATCAAAACCCGGATTCATGCCATCATCACCCGGGAAAATCTGCACAGCGGCAGCATGCGCTACATCGCCGAATTGGCAGCCAGATACGGATTTGCTTTCAATTTTTCCATGGCCATGCTGCGGCCTGAACTGCGGGATGATTCCATCCATTTCACCGAAGAGGAGATCCAGGAGATCATTGCCGAGTATCGGCAGTTGCGCATGGACGGATTCCCGGTCTTCACCTCGGAGAGATGTCTGAAATATGTCGCCAAATGGCCCAAGAAAGGCTCCTATACAATTTTTGAGGCGGACTCATTGACCCCGGAAGAAAAGCGTTGGGTCATGCCCTGCAACTATGGCCGTTACAATGCCTTCCTCGATGTGGATGGCAGTGTCTACAAATGTTGCCTGACCTGGAAAAACGGCCTCAAATGGCGCGAACATGGCATGCAGGCCTGCATCGATCATGTGGGCCGGAATCTGCTCCATTGCGTTTCCTGCCGCAGCATTGGGGACATCGATCGGGCCATGTTGCTGGAATTTGCCAGTCTGGGCAACTTGAGGATGGTGTGGAACTATTTGTTCAAGCGTTCCGGACGGCAAAAGGCAAAAGCAGTGCGCACATCATCATGA
- a CDS encoding YfhO family protein produces the protein MGDHADSFFSNYAATAAQGLSAHLWSPLQLSGTDYASSYIHNIDQYLFFVMPAWLVNGLFHFIQLFLSGYFTYRLLVDDFSVKRFSALLGGIICTLVNDPPYPQLGLALELFPWMAWTAIRLTNWPKRTFAVLTGFVCGVVYALNAPFFISITTAPLLGVFFWVHPQRWNRSFIQVAMGMLAGMVLPEIPHLLSELLNAPLSHRANSADMSGEIRFDPDMFLYVFPKMVIPWLLSILGIMLADANWKRTRIGTYLVISILTFSGLYLFPMLLVIVTHLTTAKPWILFKFGWWRWVFYTFFFAAITSALAIHHLAERWESCKGQSLPRLAGRVALAILVVLLTYLLARKTRNEISAIVFEENHFAAYYKHPQLLAWAKDVPVAIKKRYRAVMVSDGASNLHTAILGSYGFETADGYMNVYPKRYHDFWSLILDPAMHDSRYSEFIRDYFLKWGHRAYLYTPANMRQNAPSRKPTFRDNLAESSLPLNVGSLYDMNLLSLANVRYIVSRQPLDDFRLHPVPTQAHFPRLTNPAQTWCDPAITTDTLFTALYRLFACLGQQSYPGPLPVHIYENSQVLPRAFLTERTQILPTKEDVMAAMGKAGIEQLRSTAYMTAADAGTYTPPSGIQSRLEGVVDSVSIQATGPDHYAFVTESTGDAMLVVTNSYSSYWQATIDNQPAHLFPVDLAFQGVPLPPGRHEVRLTYLPPYAVWRLFRFIL, from the coding sequence ATGGGTGACCATGCAGATTCATTCTTTTCCAACTATGCAGCCACTGCCGCCCAGGGATTGTCTGCCCATCTGTGGTCTCCCTTGCAATTATCAGGGACAGATTACGCCTCGTCGTACATTCACAACATCGACCAGTACCTGTTTTTTGTCATGCCAGCATGGCTGGTCAACGGATTGTTTCATTTTATCCAGTTGTTTCTGTCCGGGTATTTCACGTATCGCCTGCTTGTGGATGATTTTTCCGTCAAGCGTTTCAGTGCCCTGCTGGGGGGAATCATTTGCACATTGGTCAACGACCCGCCCTATCCCCAACTTGGGCTTGCTCTGGAACTGTTTCCCTGGATGGCCTGGACAGCCATACGCCTGACCAACTGGCCGAAACGCACCTTTGCCGTGCTGACCGGCTTTGTTTGTGGTGTGGTTTATGCGCTCAATGCCCCGTTTTTCATCAGTATCACGACGGCTCCTCTCCTTGGGGTGTTTTTCTGGGTACACCCGCAACGCTGGAACCGATCCTTCATTCAGGTCGCGATGGGCATGTTGGCAGGCATGGTTTTGCCCGAAATTCCCCACCTTCTGTCCGAATTGCTGAACGCCCCCCTCTCGCATCGGGCCAACTCGGCGGACATGTCGGGGGAGATCCGGTTTGATCCGGACATGTTTCTGTACGTGTTTCCCAAAATGGTCATTCCCTGGCTGCTCAGCATTCTTGGCATCATGCTGGCCGATGCAAACTGGAAAAGAACCAGGATTGGCACCTATCTTGTCATCTCGATCCTGACTTTCTCCGGGTTATATCTCTTTCCCATGCTGCTTGTCATCGTCACCCATTTGACCACCGCAAAACCTTGGATTCTCTTCAAATTCGGATGGTGGCGCTGGGTATTTTACACATTCTTTTTCGCTGCCATCACCAGTGCGCTGGCCATTCATCATCTTGCGGAACGTTGGGAAAGCTGCAAGGGTCAATCCCTGCCCCGGCTGGCAGGTCGGGTTGCCCTGGCCATTCTTGTGGTATTGTTGACCTATCTCCTGGCGAGAAAAACACGCAACGAAATCTCTGCCATCGTGTTCGAAGAAAACCATTTTGCCGCCTATTATAAGCACCCGCAACTTTTGGCGTGGGCAAAAGATGTGCCCGTTGCGATCAAAAAGCGTTACCGTGCCGTCATGGTAAGCGATGGGGCATCGAATCTTCATACGGCCATTCTGGGGAGCTACGGGTTTGAAACCGCAGACGGGTACATGAACGTCTACCCGAAACGTTATCATGATTTCTGGTCACTCATCCTGGACCCGGCCATGCACGATTCACGCTATTCCGAGTTTATCCGGGATTACTTTTTGAAATGGGGGCATCGCGCCTATTTATATACCCCTGCCAACATGCGGCAGAATGCTCCATCCCGCAAGCCAACATTTCGGGATAATCTGGCAGAGTCTTCCCTGCCCCTGAACGTGGGATCACTTTATGATATGAATCTTCTTTCCCTGGCCAATGTTCGATATATCGTTTCCCGGCAGCCCCTGGACGATTTCCGCTTGCATCCTGTTCCAACCCAGGCACATTTTCCCCGGCTGACCAACCCGGCTCAAACCTGGTGCGATCCTGCCATAACGACAGACACTTTATTTACGGCACTTTACCGACTGTTTGCTTGTCTGGGGCAGCAATCCTATCCCGGTCCATTGCCGGTACACATTTATGAAAACAGCCAGGTATTGCCCCGGGCTTTCCTGACGGAACGCACGCAAATCCTTCCCACCAAGGAAGATGTCATGGCCGCCATGGGCAAGGCCGGAATCGAACAACTCCGTTCCACGGCGTACATGACAGCGGCAGATGCCGGAACATACACCCCTCCCTCCGGCATACAATCCCGGCTTGAAGGGGTCGTGGATTCGGTCTCGATTCAGGCAACCGGACCTGATCACTATGCCTTTGTGACCGAATCCACAGGAGATGCCATGCTGGTCGTTACCAACAGCTACAGCAGTTACTGGCAGGCAACCATCGATAATCAGCCCGCACATCTCTTTCCGGTCGATCTTGCCTTTCAGGGAGTTCCGCTGCCCCCAGGCCGGCATGAGGTCCGCCTGACCTACCTCCCGCCATACGCTGTCTGGAGACTCTTCAGGTTCATTTTGTGA
- a CDS encoding class I SAM-dependent methyltransferase, translated as MMCPTSAESTIANSASSVWGCPVCGDARHQRIGSVQHHPLHVCVACRLQFLHPQPTPTELAAIYRDYYQAWGKLDEPAVQAQVSAMKQQTFHGYLDILEHYGTKGGSLLDIGCATGDFLLAARQRGFAVHGVEISPEGIRRSRMLFGSAHIHAGSLDDTAFADHLFDIIILSDVLEHISDLKGLRRHILRLMQPRGMLLVVTPDAGSLSCRLMGTRWPHYKPEHLFYFQRGTIRAWLQDSFQLLVCQRAVKTLTPIYCGQVLKQYGQFPLARMTGRFFSSLPDFLGNRHVAVSLGEMLVVAKRASAPLGLEHSQPQT; from the coding sequence ATGATGTGTCCAACGTCGGCGGAATCAACCATCGCCAACTCTGCGTCTTCTGTCTGGGGTTGTCCTGTTTGTGGTGACGCACGGCATCAGCGAATTGGTTCGGTGCAACACCACCCTTTACATGTCTGTGTCGCATGCCGATTGCAGTTTTTGCATCCCCAACCGACGCCGACAGAGCTTGCCGCCATCTATCGGGACTACTATCAGGCGTGGGGAAAACTCGACGAGCCTGCCGTACAGGCTCAGGTGTCTGCCATGAAGCAACAGACCTTTCATGGCTACCTGGATATATTGGAACACTACGGGACCAAAGGGGGATCGCTCCTGGATATCGGTTGCGCGACAGGCGATTTCCTGTTGGCCGCTCGACAAAGGGGATTTGCTGTTCATGGCGTGGAAATCTCGCCGGAGGGAATCCGCCGCAGCCGGATGTTGTTTGGTTCCGCACACATCCATGCCGGTTCCCTGGATGACACGGCCTTTGCCGACCATCTTTTCGACATCATCATCCTGAGCGATGTTCTGGAACACATTTCCGATCTGAAGGGATTGCGTCGGCACATTCTGCGCCTGATGCAGCCCCGGGGCATGCTGCTTGTCGTCACGCCCGACGCCGGCAGCCTCAGTTGCCGTCTCATGGGCACCCGCTGGCCACATTACAAACCTGAACACCTGTTTTATTTTCAACGCGGGACGATCCGTGCGTGGTTGCAGGACTCCTTCCAGCTCCTGGTCTGTCAGCGCGCCGTCAAGACCCTGACGCCCATATATTGCGGGCAGGTTCTGAAACAATATGGTCAATTCCCCCTGGCCAGAATGACGGGGCGGTTTTTTTCGTCGCTGCCCGACTTTTTGGGCAACAGGCATGTTGCGGTCAGCCTTGGCGAAATGCTCGTCGTGGCCAAACGGGCGTCAGCCCCCCTCGGACTCGAACATTCCCAGCCACAGACATAA